One window of Mauremys reevesii isolate NIE-2019 linkage group 4, ASM1616193v1, whole genome shotgun sequence genomic DNA carries:
- the LOC120404850 gene encoding perforin-1-like isoform X2, giving the protein MPTFGAFIPLLLFIFPEASSHCHTGTENECEKHTAFMPGHSLVGRGIDVTTMAKKGANLVNSSLWQHEDGTCTLCRNPLQGEQWQRLPLAAVDWQVHISCSRKLSSSVQQSAMGMMESAATPVQNDWKVGLDVPVKPTVNVQVALAGSHSKLASFVVDHTRMDKYSFVSHEVSCGYYRFRVSETPPLTSHFTLALKNLPDQYDSKSKVEYQQLINNYGTHYMSQLQLGGRARDVTAVRVCEAAMSSLTDDEIKDCLSMEAAVSIGVGSVKGGNSKCEEEKKKGKVRGSFHETYRERHVEVEGGESSTDVLFCGSDAKVFSTWIESLKGNPGLVSYSLQPIHILVEQDDPKREALRRAVSEYILERALVRNCTQSCPPGTQRSAHDPCSCVCPGDAMTNTMCCSRERGLGKLMVTVKKASGLWGDYITATDAFVKVFFERREIQTGTIWNNNNPIWNVHLDFGTVHLTSTSKIHIEVWDEDNKWNDDLLGSCDIPLEAGGPHQKDCYLNHGRIWFQYSLRCGPHLGGRSCFDYVSQPPQQSTAKAEAFW; this is encoded by the exons ATGCCCACATTTGGTGCCTTCATCCCgctcctcctcttcatcttcccggaGGCCTCCTCCCACTGTCACACAGGCACGGAAAATGAATGCGAGAAGCACACGGCCTTCATGCCCGGGCACAGCTTGGTAGGAAGGGGCATCGATGTGACCACAATGGCCAAGAAGGGGGCCAATCTGGTGAACAGCAGCCTCTGGCAGCACGAGGACGGCACCTGCACCCTGTGTCGGAACCCACTGCAGGGAGAGCAGTGGCAGAGGCTGCCGCTGGCTGCGGTGGACTGGCAAGTCCACATCTCGTGCAGCCGGAAGCTGAGCAGCTCGGTGCAGCAGTCGGCGATGGGCATGATGGAGTCGGCAGCAACCCCGGTGCAGAACGACTGGAAGGTGGGGCTGGACGTGCCTGTGAAGCCCACGGTTAATGTCCAGGTGGCTCTGGCTGGATCACATTCCAAACTGGCCAGTTTCGTGGTAGACCACACACGGATGGACAAATACAGCTTCGTGAGCCATGAGGTGTCCTGCGGCTATTACAG GTTCCGGGTCAGCGAGACGCCCCCGCTCACCAGCCATTTCACTCTGGCACTGAAGAACCTCCCGGACCAGTACGACAGCAAATcgaaggtggagtaccagcagctaATCAACAACTATGGCACCCACTACatgtcccagctgcagctggggggccGGGCACGGGACGTGACGGCCGTGAGGGTCTGCGAAGCAGCAATGAGCAGCTTGACTGACGACGAGATCAAGGACTGCTTGAGCATGGAGGCGGCCGTGAGTATCGGAGTGGGCTCTGTCAAGGGTGGGAACAGCAAGtgtgaggaggagaagaagaagggGAAGGTCCGGGGGAGCTTTCATGAGACGTATCGGGAGCGCCACgtggaggtggagggaggagagagctcGACTGATGTGCTGTTCTGTGGCAGTGATGCCAAGGTCTTCTCGACCTGGATTGAGAGTCTCAAAGGCAACCCTGGCCTGGTGTCCTATTCGCTGCAACCCATCCACATCCTGGTGGAGCAGGACGACCCAAAGCGGGAGGCGCTGAGACGGGCAGTCAGTGAATACATCCTTGAGAGGGCCCTGGTGAGGAATTGCACCCAAAGCTGCCCCCCGGGGACTCAACGCAGCGCCCACGACCCCTGCTCCTGCGTCTGCCCCGGGGATGCCATGACCAACACCATGTGCTGCTCGCGGGAGCGCGGCCTGGGGAAGCTGATGGTGACAGTGAAGAAGGCCAGTGGCCTGTGGGGGGACTACATTACCGCTACGGATGCCTTTGTCAAGGTCTTCTTTGAGAGACGGGAGATTCAGACCGGCACCATCTGGAACAACAACAATCCCATCTGGAACGTCCACTTGGACTTCGGTACCGTTCACCTCACCAGCACCAGCAAGATCCACATAGAGGTCTGGGATGAGGACAACAAGTGGAACGATGACCTGCTGGGAAGCTGCGACATCCCGCTGGAGGCCGGGGGGCCCCACCAGAAGGATTGCTACCTGAACCACGGCCGCATCTGGTTCCAGTACAGCCTGCGCTGTGGGCCCCACCTCGGGGGCCGGAGCTGCTTCGACTATGtctcccagccaccccagcagAGCACAGCCAAGGCGGAGGCCTTCTGGTGA
- the LOC120404850 gene encoding perforin-1-like isoform X1 has protein sequence MEGSEADGPLGQPIASTMPTFGAFIPLLLFIFPEASSHCHTGTENECEKHTAFMPGHSLVGRGIDVTTMAKKGANLVNSSLWQHEDGTCTLCRNPLQGEQWQRLPLAAVDWQVHISCSRKLSSSVQQSAMGMMESAATPVQNDWKVGLDVPVKPTVNVQVALAGSHSKLASFVVDHTRMDKYSFVSHEVSCGYYRFRVSETPPLTSHFTLALKNLPDQYDSKSKVEYQQLINNYGTHYMSQLQLGGRARDVTAVRVCEAAMSSLTDDEIKDCLSMEAAVSIGVGSVKGGNSKCEEEKKKGKVRGSFHETYRERHVEVEGGESSTDVLFCGSDAKVFSTWIESLKGNPGLVSYSLQPIHILVEQDDPKREALRRAVSEYILERALVRNCTQSCPPGTQRSAHDPCSCVCPGDAMTNTMCCSRERGLGKLMVTVKKASGLWGDYITATDAFVKVFFERREIQTGTIWNNNNPIWNVHLDFGTVHLTSTSKIHIEVWDEDNKWNDDLLGSCDIPLEAGGPHQKDCYLNHGRIWFQYSLRCGPHLGGRSCFDYVSQPPQQSTAKAEAFW, from the exons ATG GAGGGTTCAGAGGCCGACGGCCCCTTGGGGCAACCCATCGCATCAACCATGCCCACATTTGGTGCCTTCATCCCgctcctcctcttcatcttcccggaGGCCTCCTCCCACTGTCACACAGGCACGGAAAATGAATGCGAGAAGCACACGGCCTTCATGCCCGGGCACAGCTTGGTAGGAAGGGGCATCGATGTGACCACAATGGCCAAGAAGGGGGCCAATCTGGTGAACAGCAGCCTCTGGCAGCACGAGGACGGCACCTGCACCCTGTGTCGGAACCCACTGCAGGGAGAGCAGTGGCAGAGGCTGCCGCTGGCTGCGGTGGACTGGCAAGTCCACATCTCGTGCAGCCGGAAGCTGAGCAGCTCGGTGCAGCAGTCGGCGATGGGCATGATGGAGTCGGCAGCAACCCCGGTGCAGAACGACTGGAAGGTGGGGCTGGACGTGCCTGTGAAGCCCACGGTTAATGTCCAGGTGGCTCTGGCTGGATCACATTCCAAACTGGCCAGTTTCGTGGTAGACCACACACGGATGGACAAATACAGCTTCGTGAGCCATGAGGTGTCCTGCGGCTATTACAG GTTCCGGGTCAGCGAGACGCCCCCGCTCACCAGCCATTTCACTCTGGCACTGAAGAACCTCCCGGACCAGTACGACAGCAAATcgaaggtggagtaccagcagctaATCAACAACTATGGCACCCACTACatgtcccagctgcagctggggggccGGGCACGGGACGTGACGGCCGTGAGGGTCTGCGAAGCAGCAATGAGCAGCTTGACTGACGACGAGATCAAGGACTGCTTGAGCATGGAGGCGGCCGTGAGTATCGGAGTGGGCTCTGTCAAGGGTGGGAACAGCAAGtgtgaggaggagaagaagaagggGAAGGTCCGGGGGAGCTTTCATGAGACGTATCGGGAGCGCCACgtggaggtggagggaggagagagctcGACTGATGTGCTGTTCTGTGGCAGTGATGCCAAGGTCTTCTCGACCTGGATTGAGAGTCTCAAAGGCAACCCTGGCCTGGTGTCCTATTCGCTGCAACCCATCCACATCCTGGTGGAGCAGGACGACCCAAAGCGGGAGGCGCTGAGACGGGCAGTCAGTGAATACATCCTTGAGAGGGCCCTGGTGAGGAATTGCACCCAAAGCTGCCCCCCGGGGACTCAACGCAGCGCCCACGACCCCTGCTCCTGCGTCTGCCCCGGGGATGCCATGACCAACACCATGTGCTGCTCGCGGGAGCGCGGCCTGGGGAAGCTGATGGTGACAGTGAAGAAGGCCAGTGGCCTGTGGGGGGACTACATTACCGCTACGGATGCCTTTGTCAAGGTCTTCTTTGAGAGACGGGAGATTCAGACCGGCACCATCTGGAACAACAACAATCCCATCTGGAACGTCCACTTGGACTTCGGTACCGTTCACCTCACCAGCACCAGCAAGATCCACATAGAGGTCTGGGATGAGGACAACAAGTGGAACGATGACCTGCTGGGAAGCTGCGACATCCCGCTGGAGGCCGGGGGGCCCCACCAGAAGGATTGCTACCTGAACCACGGCCGCATCTGGTTCCAGTACAGCCTGCGCTGTGGGCCCCACCTCGGGGGCCGGAGCTGCTTCGACTATGtctcccagccaccccagcagAGCACAGCCAAGGCGGAGGCCTTCTGGTGA
- the LOC120404541 gene encoding perforin-1-like yields the protein MPSFGAFIPLLLFIFPGASSHCQTATENECDKHTAFVPRHSLAGEGIDVTTMARKGAYLVDSSLWQHEDGTCTLCRNPLQGEQWQRLPLAVVDWRVHVSCGRKLSSSVQQSAMGMMESAASVVQNDWKVGLDVPVKPKVNVQVALAGSHSKLASFVVDHTRMDKYSFVSHEVSCGYYRFRVSEMPPLTSHFTLALENLPDQYDSKSKVEYQQLINNYGTHYVSQLHLGGRARDVTAVRVCEAAMSSLTDDEIKDCLSVEAGVSIGPGSVKGGYSKCEEEKKKGKVRGSFHETYRERHVEVEGGQSTTDMLFSGTDAKVFSAWIESLKASPGLVSYSLHPIHILVEQDDPKREALKRAVSEYILERALVRNCTRSCPPGTQRSAHDPCFCVCPGDAMTNTMCCSRERGLGKLMVTVKKASGLWGDYFTATDAFVKVFLERRELRTNTIWNNNNPVWNVDLDFSAVHLTSASKIRVQVWDEDNKWDDDLLGGCDIPLEAGGPHQKDCYLNHGRIWFQYSLRCGPHLGGRSCFDYVSQPPQQRTAKGKEAEAFW from the exons ATGCCCAGTTTTGGTGCCTTCATCCCgctcctcctcttcatcttccctggGGCCTCCTCCCATTGTCAGACAGCCACGGAAAATGAATGTGACAAGCACACGGCCTTCGTGCCCAGgcacagcctggctggggagggcatCGATGTGACCACAATGGCCAGGAAGGGGGCCTATCTGGTGGACAGCAGCCTCTGGCAGCACGAGGACGGCACCTGCACCCTGTGTCGGAACCCACTGCAGGGAGAGCAGTGGCAGAGGCTGCCGCTGGCTGTGGTGGACTGGCGGGTCCACGTCTCGTGTGGCCGGAAGCTGAGCAGCTCGGTGCAGCAGTCGGCGATGGGCATGATGGAGTCGGCAGCGTCCGTGGTGCAGAATGACTGGAAGGTGGGGCTGGACGTGCCTGTGAAGCCCAAAGTTAATGTCCAGGTGGCGCTGGCCGGATCACATTCCAAACTGGCCAGTTTCGTGGTAGACCACACGCGGATGGACAAATACAGCTTCGTGAGCCATGAGGTGTCCTGCGGCTATTACAG GTTCCGGGTCAGCGAGATGCCCCCGCTCACCAGCCATTTCACTCTGGCGCTGGAGAACCTCCCGGACCAGTACGACAGCAAATcgaaggtggagtaccagcagctaATCAACAACTATGGCACCCACTACGTGTCCCAACTGCATCTGGGGGGCCGGGCGCGGGACGTGACGGCCGTGAGGGTCTGCGAAGCAGCAATGAGCAGCTTGACTGATGACGAGATCAAGGACTGCTTGAGCGTGGAGGCGGGTGTGAGTATCGGACCGGGCTCTGTCAAGGGTGGGTACAgcaagtgcgaggaggagaagaagaaagggAAGGTTCGGGGGAGCTTCCATGAGACGTATCGGGAGCGCCACGTGGAGGTGGAAGGAGGACAGAGCACGACTGACATGCTGTTCTCTGGCACTGATGCCAAGGTTTTCTCGGCCTGGATAGAGAGTCTCAAAGCCAGCCCCGGCCTGGTGTCCTATTCGCTGCACCCCATCCACATCCTGGTGGAGCAGGACGACCCAAAGCGGGAGGCGCTGAAGCGGGCAGTCAGTGAGTACATCCTTGAGAGGGCCCTGGTGAGGAATTGCACCCGAAGCTGCCCCCCGGGGACTCAACGCAGCGCCCACGACCCCTGCTTCTGCGTCTGCCCCGGGGATGCCATGACCAACACCATGTGCTGCTCGCGGGAGCGCGGCCTGGGGAAACTGATGGTCACAGTGAAGAAGGCCAGTGGCCTGTGGGGGGATTACTTTACCGCTACGGATGCCTTCGTCAAGGTCTTCCTTGAGAGAAGGGAGCTACGGACCAACACAATCTGGAACAACAACAATCCCGTCTGGAACGTCGACTTGGACTTCAGTGCCGTTCACCTCACCAGCGCCAGCAAGATCCGTGTCCAGGTCTGGGACGAGGACAACAAGTGGGATGATGACCTGCTGGGAGGCTGCGACATCCCGCTGGAGGCTGGGGGGCCCCACCAGAAGGATTGCTACCTGAACCACGGCCGCATCTGGTTCCAGTACAGCCTGCGCTGTGGGCCCCACCTCGGGGGCCGGAGCTGCTTCGACTATGTCTCCCAGCCACCGCAGCAGAGAACAGCCAAGGGGAAAGAGGCGGAGGCCTTCTGGTGA